TGCAGGAAGGGCGTTGGAAACCCCGTTGAGCAGGTTCTCCCAGCCTGAGCTCAGAGCGAAGAGGCTAGCCACAGAGAATGCCCCATGAAGGCCTGGAGGAgtcggggcgggggtggggggcgtggAGAACATTCTAGACTGGATGATGGAGGGGTGGTCTGGAAAGAAGGCTTGAGGAGGGGCAGCTGGTGGAGGCAGAGCCAGCGGGCTACAGTGGAGTGGCAGGAAGTCGATCCGTCTGGGTTTTGATTGCTGGCCGCTGGCCACGTGAGTGGGTGCATCCACAGATGTTGGCGGGTCACCCCAGCAGCATTGGTGTGTGTGAGGGCGCGTAGCACAGTGAGCGTGAGGCCTCCCTTCCAGGATGCTGGGCGCAGGCGCAGGGGACCCGACCCCCCTGCTCTGAGGAAGGCCCGGCGCTTCCCACAGATGACGGTGGAGACGGCTGGGGAAGTGGTCTAGGCCTGCCCTCTCAGGTTTCCTGACAAACGCTCTGTCTTAGTAAGCAGGCTGGCTGTCTGGAGGTACTGACACAGGTGGCCGCTGGCCGCCCACTTCCCATGCCAAAATTCgccccagcagccctgggttgGGCTGGCATGGGCAGCAGAGAGCCCATCACCCCACCCTGCTGTCGTCAGCACGCCCGCCACCTGCCGCCTTAAGGAGTCCCCcggcctaggggctggccctccccagctctgcttcccCATCGCTCTCTAGGCAGTCCCTGCACCGGCTTCCAGCTCAGAGGCAGACGGCTGAGCCAGGGAAACCCAGGCTGACGGCAGGTCAGTGCCAACCGTGGGCCCAGGGGTCTCTGAGCTGGCTGAGGGTGTGATGGGGGCTCTCAGAGTGGGCTGAGGGTGTGATGGGGGTCTCAGAGTGGGCTGAGGGTGTGATGGGGGTCTCAGAGTGGGCTGGGGGTGTGATGGGGGTCTCAGAGTGGTGAGAGCGCTGTGATGGGGGGTCTCAGAGTGGTGAGAGCTGTGATGGGGGGTCTCAGAGTGGTGAGAGCTGTGATGGGGGGTCTCAGAGCGGGGTGAGAGCTGTGATGGGGGATCTCAGAGTGGGGTGAGAGCTGTGATGGGGGGTCTCAGAGTGGGGTGAGAGCTGTGATGGGGGGGTCTCAGAGCGGGGTGAGAGCTGTGATGGGGGGTCTCAGAGCGGGGTGAGAGCTGTGATGGGGGGTCTCAGAGCGGGGTGAGAGCTGTGATGGGGGGGTCTCAGAGTGGGGTGAGGGCTGTGATGGGAGCCTCAGAGCGGAGTGAGGGTGTGATGGTGTATCTAAGAGTAGGGTGATACTGTGATGTGATCTCAGAGCAGGGTGAGTGTTGCGGTGGGGGTGTCTAAGAGTGGGGTGAGAATGTGCGGCGGCTTGGGACCTTGGGGGAGCGTCCTGATAGAGGAGCTCTGTGGGGGGTGGTTGTCTGGAAAGGGGGGCCCTCCTCCATGAGCATGGGGGGATGAGTGTGTGCAGCGTTACAGAGGAAATCCGGTGTCTCCCGCGGCCTGGACTCCCACCTCATTTGAGACTCTGAATCAACTTGGTGGGTGGTGATTGGCATTTAAAAAGCTGGCCTGGAAAGTGCCTGAGCTCCGTGTGCCTAATGCCAGGAGTTCTGTTTGGTGAAACGTGTTTCACACTCACCCGGCCTGGAGCCTCGGGTGTTTCTAATGTGGGGTCCAGGCTCCAGACACCTCTACGGCGCCCAGGCAATGGGGGTCTGTGCCCACTCTCTGTCCAAAATCCTACTCAGAGGGGCTGCAGGATCCTGGGGGGCCAGCAGGGCTGTCCAGACAGCAGGAGGGcttgggaggaggctggggtgtGCTCAGGCCTCCAAAAATGCAACCACAGATTTCTCTCCTAGTGGTTGTGAAGATATCTCAGTGCAGATCAAGGGCAGCTGTCTACTCCCCGTGTGGGGAGCCAACTGATCTCACCCTGGAGGAAGAAGCGGCGCCCCAGAGGTGCTGCTGTGTCGTCTCCCCCTACGACAGCCGCCCCCAGCAGGAAATGGGGGGTGCCCTGGAAGCTGAGCACTCTGAGCACTTGCTGTACTGTGGGGGGCCCGGGCCACCCCAGGGTGACAGCCGCAGGGTGTCTGTTGGAGGTGACGGGCCTGCATATCTGAGCAGCAGGCCAGCTGTGGCCCCTGTCCTGATGGTGGGCGCAGGCAGGGACTCGTGCTGGCTGCAATGGCTTCCAGGGATCCCGTACCATTTGGGCTGAACCCTGGGCCTCGCCTTCCCAAGCTTTTTTGGGGGTCACCCCAAAGGACAGAGATGAGGGCCCCAGGAGCAGGGCACATCTTCCAAGTTTCATTGTGCACCCAAATTCTTGCAAAATTTGTGTCCTTCTCCCTGACAGTTAGTTTactataaaagggaaaatttaaaGACTGCAATTAGACTTTTTCACTTTCCCCCACAAACTACTGGGCATGTATGACGAGGGACCCCTGTTCAGCCATCCAGGATGGTGGACGTCAGAGGTGGTGGCCAGGCCCACCTCCCTGGCCAGAAGTGCCCTGGGCTGCGGGTAGTCTGGAAGGGGCAGCCATTGTCCACGGCTGCAGGCACCACTGGCCGGAGTAGTGAGGGGCTGGACGTAGGCCTGGCTCAGGTAGGGAGACAGGGGACAATGCCGATGACACAGAGGACCCCCTGCAGCGGCTGTCCCCACAGAATCTCGGGACAGTCCCAGCAGGTCCTGAGGGTTCTGGGCTGGTGCGGGGACCACACagggcgggtctggcaggttgcaGGTGTTTCCCGGGGGCCTGTGGCCGTGTCAGGAGGGCAGGGCAGACGGGAAGGGAAGAGCCAGCCGTTGGTTTCAGCGGGTTCTGAGGGGGTCTGCGGAGCCTGGCCGGGCTCATGGTCTATGAGGCCTCAgagcctgggcagagggaggggtcaCTCACAGAACGGGGAGAGAACAAGCagaatctttcaaaaacaaagagagagaatccTGAGGGGTGTGTAGACATTTCCCACCACGGAAAGCATTCGTGAAGCTCTAATTGCTGGCAAATGAGCCATTAAAACTCACAAGAGCTGGGATGGGATGATTTGGTGGAATATTCCTGTTTCTGGCTGAAGCGGGCACTCCTGCTTCCCTGATGGACTGTGGCCTGGAGGTTCCCAGGGGGCCGCTGCTGAGGAAATGAGCCTAATGACTCTGCAAGAGCTTGGTTCTGGatatttcttcccttcctgtgtggggaaggggcagggggagcagaagcagagaggccTGGCTCTGAGCCCTCCTCGGTGGACTGAGCCCCCTTCCGAATCACACCTAAGGGACGGGGAGTCCCCAGAGTGCCCGGCACTcactgggggaggcagggcaCTCCCACTCACCCCTCCAGGCCCCTCCAGCCAGAGGAACCAAAGTCGGGGCATGGGGCGTGTGACAGGTACGTGCCCTGTGCCAGACGCTTGGCCTGCTGGCCACTCATGCAATGCTCCTGATTCCACATGTGTCACACCAGCACCCCCTTATGATGGCAAAACCCAGGTTTGCCCAGCACATCATGTGCCACACCCTGGACGTCAGACCCCTGACCACGTCCACCCCGGCCCTGGCAGGCTTGTCCCAGCCCTCCTGGGCTGTGTCATGGAGCACGTCCAGGGGAGTAAGAGAGTGGCATTGACGGTGGAGGGCGAGGCCATGCAGGTGCTCCTGATGATGACAGGGTGGAGGACACCCAGTGCCACCCTGAGGCCAGCTCTGAGCCTCTGGTCTGGGCCTGGAGGGCCAGGGCTGCCCTCGTGGCTCTGCACAGGGAGCTCAAGGGGGCACTCCTGACCCCAGATGGGACTTGGGATGGGGCCTCAGGCAAGTCCAAGTGGGACCTCAGGGCACGGGACAGGGGTAGGCGGgcactgggagggagggagggagagagggtggtGCCTGGGGAGGTCCCTTCAGGCCACTGTTCCCTCAGGAAGAGGATGATGGGCAACTCTCagcacaggaaggagggagggaaggagggaggagggagaccaGAGTTCTGGAGTCTTCTGGGAAGCAGCCCTGAGCCACAGCCTCTGCTGTCCTGGACCTCTGCTGCCAGGAACAACCAGGTAGGGTAGCTGCTGACCACCCTGCTGAGGTGCAGTTGTGGGTCAAGAGCAGGTGCCTCTGGCAGCCAGGTGTGcggaggggtggaggggcagtGGGCCGCCCTGGCTCTGACCGGAGAGCTGGCGGACTGAGAGGCCCCTCGGGATCCCAGAGCTGACAGTCAGCTCGGCTGGGCCTGGAGGTGGCCAGTgagctcctcctgccttccttcctgcccagcagcagggctggagagagggaaaggggatcTGGTTCCAGCCCTGGGCTGGCTCCCTGTGCAAACTTGGGCCTGCTCAGCCTCTtacggcctcagtttccccacctgtcgGGTAGGCGGGGGTTTGGACTGGAGGGTGCCTCGGAGCTCCTTAAGATTGCTATGATTTCTTTGGGAAGATGAGTTTGGGGCTTCTGGATGTGGGGTGAAGGCTCACCTCCTGCACCCCCGGCCAGAGATGGGCGGGGCCTTGCCAGCCCCAGGGCACCCCggtccctgcctgccctcctcacccctgctcccctcctgcagccccaggaCCATGAACAACAGCAACTGTAGCACCAACGAGCTCACCTGGCCCCCGGCGGTTATGAGCATCTTCTACACCTACACGGGCGTGGTGCTGGTGCTGGGCCTGCTGCTCAACAGCCTGGCGCTCTGGGTGCTGTGCTGCCGCATGCAGCAGTGGACGGAGACCCGCGTCTACATGGCCAACCTGGCCGTGGCCGACCTCTGCCTGCTCTGCACCCTGCCGTTCGTGCTGTACTCCCTGAAGCACAGCACCACCAAGGACACGCCGTTCTGCCAGCTCTCCCAGGGCATTTAtctggccaacaggtacatgagcATCAGCCTGATCATGGCCATCGCCGTGGACCGCTACCTGGCCGTGCGGCACCCAATGCGTGTCCGCGGGCTCCGCTCCCCGCGGCAGGCCATGGCCGTGTGCCTGGCGCTCTGGGTGCTGGTGGTTGGCTCCCTGGTGCTTCGCTGGATCCTGGGGATGCAGGAGGGCAGCTTCTGCTTCACCAGCCTCTCCAAGCAAAACTACAACACCGCGGTCTTCTCACTGCTGGGCTTCTACCCGCCGCTGGTTGTGCTGGTCTTCTGCTCTCTGCAGGTGGTGACCGCCCTGGGCCGGAGGCCGACCGCTGACTTGGGCCAGGTGGAGGCCAGCCGGAAGGCCGCCCGCATGGTTTGGGcaaacctggttgtgtttgtggtcTGCTTCCTGCCCTTGCACGTGATGCTGACGGTGTTCATGGCCACGAGTCTGCCCACCTGCGTCATCCGCCGGGCCCTCTACATCACCAGTAGGCTCTCGGACGGCAACTGCTGCCTGGACGCCATCTGCTACTACTACATGGCCAAGGAGTTCCAGGAGGCGTCGGCATTGCCCGGGCTCCCCACTGCCAAGGTCCACAAGAGCCAGGAGTCTCTGTGTGTGACCCTGGCCTAGGAGACAAGCCATGAGCACGGTGGGCCAGGTCCCGAGCTCTCCGGGAGGTGCTGCCTGCTGGGGGAACCTGTGCCCAGCAGCAAGGAGCCCCAGCATCAGCCCTGAACTTGCCGTGGGCTGTGGGCACTCTCCAGGAgacctggggagggcagggatgaCCCAGGCACAGATATTGGGGAGGTGACATCCAACCCCTGGGCTGCAAGAGGGATGGGGACAAGGGCAAGAGGAGAAGCCTGAGTAAGGCCACCACTCCCAGGGGCTCTGGGATGAGCTGCCCGCCTGCCGTGCCCAGAGCCTAGTGCATCTGGCCACTAGGGGGTGAGTGCCTGCTAAGTGCTTTGAGGCCTTGATGGCCAGCTTTCTGCGGCCGCCCCACCAGGGCTGGAATAAAGCActccaccagggctggccctgacagggccgtgtgtgtgtgtgtgtgtgtgtctgtgtgtgtgtgtgtctgtgtgtgtgtgtgcccccCCAGTGCTCgcatggtgggaggagggagggggaggagcatCTTCCCAGATGAGTCTCTAGGGCTGTCCACTTGGGGGCTCTCCTGAGCCCTGCCACCTGCCTGTCGCCCCGTCCCACCCCCAGCCATCTGGAGGTCTGGTGGGGGCCATGTGCAGCTCCTGGGAGGGCCGCGCTAAAGGCCACATGCTGGTTTCCTCCTGCCACGCAGGGCCAGGACCCCTCGAGCCTCGTGGGGGCTGTGCAGCTGCACCAGGGTAGGGGTGTGGGGACAGTGAGGAGGTGGCCAGGGTCTGTCAAGGGAACATGTCCCCTCGTGCTTCCTTCAGAGAAGCTGGAGGCCCTGACCAGTGGAGGCAGGGGTTGGGTGCCCAGCAGGCGGAAGTGTGGGCACCCAGACTGGTTTGTGCTGCgcccacctctctgtgcctccctgcCTGGGGCCAGGCATCCAAACTCAAGTTGGAACCAACAACTGGCGCATTCCAGAGGCCCCCTGTGGGTGCTGGTCCAAGGCGGCCTGGGCTCAAACCCAagtctgtctcctcccacccGTGTCTCCTCGGGCACCAACAACTGCCTTGCCCTCCCTCCCGGCTGTGTCACTGGAGTGAGAATGGCAGCAACGTCCTGGCAGGGCCGGCCTCATGGGTGTGGGGCTTATGCCCTGAGGGCCCCCGGCTCAGGGGAACCTCGCTCCAAAGGGTCCATACTCAGGGGGTCCATACTTGCGGGGATCCATGCTCGGGGGGGAGCCATGCTTGGGGGGGACCCCACGCAGGAGTGTCCACCCTCGGGAGGTCCGTGCTCCCTGTAGTGTGTTGCTGTCCTGTGCTGAGGCTCGGACTTTTGAAGGAGAGCTCACACCATCAATCCTGGGCCTGCCCACCACGGCGGAGGGCCTGAGGGGCTCCTGGGAGCTTGCTGCAGGTTGGCAGGTGGTTGAGCTGAGGGCCTGCATTCCTTGGGGGCTCTGGAGGCCTCACCTTCCCCTCAGTCAGGCGGCTCCCCTGGCCCGGGCAGCACCTGGGCCTCCCCAGGGCTTCTGCCCACTGCTGGAAGCAGCCCTGCCGcaggcttctgggaggagggggaacaCAGAGCCCACGGGGAGCCCAGGGTGCAGGGGCGGGACAGGGGCAGGGGCCCAGCAGCCCGGTCCCCCCAGCACTGTCCCATCCTCTCCCTTCAGGGCACCTACCTTCAGCTGAGCCGGACCTTTCCAGCACTTTGATACTCTGTCACGGGCCAAAGTCAGGAATCACTGTGGCCAGTGTCCAGAGCCCCATCCTTTGCCTCATGCAGTGCCCAGGTCCTGGGGGTCTGCCCCACACCCCTCCTCCACACTCCATCAGGGCTCACGCTGCCTGACCGTCTCGTACCCCTCCACCGCCCCCCCAACCCAGGGGAGCCCCCTAGATCCAGGCCCCAGACTGAGTGAGGATGCGGGCCTGAGAGCTGTAGGCTGACCCCTGGAGGCAGGCCtgcactctctcctccctccagcccgcTCCGCTCCCCAGCCTTG
This DNA window, taken from Equus przewalskii isolate Varuska chromosome 5, EquPr2, whole genome shotgun sequence, encodes the following:
- the GPR35 gene encoding G-protein coupled receptor 35; this translates as MNNSNCSTNELTWPPAVMSIFYTYTGVVLVLGLLLNSLALWVLCCRMQQWTETRVYMANLAVADLCLLCTLPFVLYSLKHSTTKDTPFCQLSQGIYLANRYMSISLIMAIAVDRYLAVRHPMRVRGLRSPRQAMAVCLALWVLVVGSLVLRWILGMQEGSFCFTSLSKQNYNTAVFSLLGFYPPLVVLVFCSLQVVTALGRRPTADLGQVEASRKAARMVWANLVVFVVCFLPLHVMLTVFMATSLPTCVIRRALYITSRLSDGNCCLDAICYYYMAKEFQEASALPGLPTAKVHKSQESLCVTLA